In one Bufo gargarizans isolate SCDJY-AF-19 chromosome 11, ASM1485885v1, whole genome shotgun sequence genomic region, the following are encoded:
- the WDR89 gene encoding WD repeat-containing protein 89 has product MEALAEELSHLNLARRSAMKDSTTYILDIDVSKSVEEQNGQTVAILCSDNTIRLYNKETMACLHEYNARPTMLSGVRFSHTNSNLVFSACSDATVKLWDARVSGTDAVQQYTGYPSNVFISFDVCSNDLVVCAGTEKVGDDVYLVFWDGRYTPDTEPKEPLGAYSESHNDDITQVRFHPTNPSLVATGSTDGLVNVFDLNEDNEDDALTSTCNSESSVNIIGWAGRDDKQVYCLTHSEGFLWWDLNQVDTEEPITLCKVEDMREHVSGCHIDYLIAGFYNRGRDALLLLGGTQDGDISLLNCNFEKVTHLKTLTGGHSTIVRSVYWCGDDDSLISGGEDAQLLLWKPKVKDMSPKKRDSMKAASSVQQRVRMHNTKSFLTKQK; this is encoded by the coding sequence ATGGAAGCTTTAGCAGAAGAGCTTTCACACCTCAACCTAGCGAGGCGTTCAGCCATGAAAGACAGCACGACTTACATCCTTGACATTGACGTGTCGAAATCAGTGGAGGAACAAAACGGTCAGACGGTTGCAATTCTGTGCTCGGATAATACGATCAGATTATATAACAAGGAAACCATGGCCTGTCTGCACGAGTACAACGCGCGACCCACTATGCTGAGCGGCGTGCGCTTCTCCCACACAAACAGCAATCTGGTGTTTTCAGCCTGCAGCGATGCCACTGTAAAACTTTGGGACGCCCGTGTGTCTGGCACTGATGCTGTACAGCAATATACTGGTTACCCGTCCAACGTCTTCATCAGCTTCGATGTCTGCTCTAATGACCTTGTCGTCTGCGCCGGCACAGAGAAAGTAGGTGATGACGTGTATCTGGTCTTCTGGGATGGAAGATACACTCCGGATACAGAACCTAAAGAACCGCTCGGGGCTTATTCAGAGTCTCACAACGATGACATCACTCAAGTTCGCTTTCATCCAACCAACCCAAGCCTGGTGGCCACCGGTTCCACCGATGGTCTGGTCAATGTGTTTGATCTCAATGAAGATAACGAGGATGATGCGTTGACTTCTACCTGCAATTCCGAATCCTCTGTGAATATCATTGGGTGGGCAGGAAGGGATGATAAGCAGGTATACTGCCTGACGCACAGCGAAGGGTTCCTCTGGTGGGATCTCAACCAGGTGGACACAGAGGAACCGATTACTCTCTGTAAGGTAGAGGACATGAGAGAACATGTTAGCGGATGTCATATTGACTATCTCATTGCTGGTTTCTATAATAGGGGAAGGGATGCATTGCTGCTTCTCGGAGGGACTCAAGATGGGGACATCAGTTTGTTGAATTGTAATTTTGAAAAGGTCACGCATCTAAAAACCCTAACTGGTGGGCACAGCACCATTGTGCGCTCCGTCTACTGGTGTGGAGACGATGACTCCTTGATAAGTGGTGGGGAAGACGCTCAATTGTTGTTATGGAAGCCGAAAGTCAAGGACATGTCGCCTAAAAAGAGGGACTCCATGAAAGCAGCTTCCTCTGTGCAGCAGAGGGTTCGTATGCACAACACCAAATCCTTCTTGACCAAGCAAAAATGA